One region of Anaeromyxobacter paludicola genomic DNA includes:
- a CDS encoding RNA polymerase sigma factor, producing MEADDDALVTRAQRGDGEAFRELVVRYQRKVYAVALGIVKDPDLAWDVAQEAFVRVHRHLAEFKGDSSFSTWVLRIATHLGIDVVRKERTSSKQELDEVRDESLAEGGEGILATALGDDPQANALRRELAENMERALAQLPEKHRTILVLREVEGLSYEELAERLGIHKGTVMSRLFHARKKMQALLAEYAGLAPGGGAP from the coding sequence ATGGAAGCCGACGACGACGCCCTCGTGACCCGCGCCCAGCGAGGCGACGGGGAGGCTTTTCGGGAGCTGGTCGTCCGCTACCAGAGAAAGGTGTACGCCGTGGCGCTCGGCATCGTGAAGGATCCGGACCTCGCCTGGGACGTCGCCCAGGAGGCGTTCGTCCGGGTGCACCGCCACCTGGCCGAGTTCAAGGGCGACTCGAGCTTCTCCACCTGGGTGCTGCGCATCGCCACCCACCTCGGGATCGACGTGGTCCGCAAGGAGCGGACGTCGTCCAAGCAGGAGCTCGACGAGGTCCGGGACGAGAGCCTGGCCGAGGGGGGCGAGGGGATCCTGGCGACGGCGCTGGGCGACGACCCGCAGGCGAACGCGCTCCGGCGCGAGCTGGCGGAGAACATGGAGCGGGCGCTGGCGCAGCTCCCGGAGAAGCACCGGACGATCCTCGTGCTCCGCGAGGTGGAGGGGCTCTCCTACGAGGAGCTGGCCGAGCGGCTCGGGATCCACAAGGGCACCGTGATGAGCCGGCTGTTCCACGCGCGGAAGAAGATGCAGGCGCTCCTCGCCGAGTACGCCGGGCTCGCGCCCGGGGGAGGCGCGCCGTGA
- a CDS encoding zf-HC2 domain-containing protein — protein sequence MSACVRFAPMLTARRGELSAEEQAGLAGHLAGCARCRAIQKDLLAVEGVVGYGLTRAAAARDFSGFAEGVLARLEAAPADHEGALRRLAAWFRAHRALAFGAAMAPVAAALALYLLLPGAGPENDLDVVTEGRSATVLRTSDGPVVLIGSDEPT from the coding sequence GTGAGCGCCTGCGTGCGGTTCGCGCCCATGCTGACGGCGCGCCGGGGCGAGCTCTCGGCGGAGGAGCAGGCCGGGCTCGCCGGGCACCTCGCGGGCTGCGCGCGGTGCCGCGCCATCCAGAAGGACCTGCTGGCCGTCGAGGGCGTGGTGGGCTACGGGCTCACGCGGGCGGCGGCGGCGCGGGACTTCAGCGGGTTCGCGGAGGGTGTGCTGGCGCGGCTCGAGGCGGCGCCGGCGGACCACGAGGGCGCGCTGCGCCGGCTCGCGGCCTGGTTCCGGGCGCACCGGGCGCTCGCGTTCGGCGCGGCGATGGCCCCGGTGGCGGCGGCGCTGGCGCTCTACCTGCTCCTGCCCGGCGCTGGCCCGGAGAACGACCTCGACGTGGTCACCGAGGGGCGGAGCGCGACGGTGCTGCGCACGAGCGACGGACCGGTGGTGCTCATCGGGAGCGACGAGCCGACGTAG